The sequence TGCTCCATCTTCTCCATAGAGTGAAGGCTACCACCAATGATAAAAGCTAAAGTGGTTTGGAGTCAGGTTTTCTTCCTTCAACATAGAGCCCTGTGCTCCCTACTGTCCTTTACCTGGGCTCTTATGCCATGTTCCATGGTCATACCACAAGAGGCAGGCGGGGACGAGGACTCCTGAGACAGAGGAGCCAAGGACAGAAAGCTCAGGTGACTGGAAGTTGCTTCCTTGTTCCAAGGCAGTAGTAATTCTTAGGCCTTCCCAGGTGATATTTTAGTCATAGTGCATTAAGAAGCTCCAGGATGTGAATGAAGGCTCCATAAAATTCTTGCTTCCTGTCCCTCCACAGGCTGCAGTGGCTCAGAGGTGCTCATGGCAATGGAATGTGTATTAATGAGACTCTAAAACTTGCCCCAGTATGTTCTGATGAGCTTATAGCCTTTCCAACCATGCTCTGATTCCttactatataaaaatagaatttatttttagtttctgctCTTCCCACTGGGCTCAGGCAGAGTCAAAATATGGCAATAAATGTCATTTTGCTTCTTATTTGCTGAGTGTTCACCCCTTGAAGACACACTCACTCCCTCTCTGTTCTCCAGTATGCTCTTATCTTCCAGATATGATTTGAACATCTTTTACCCCTTTTCACACTTAGTGAGAATATTTCCCACTTGCCAGCTTTCTGCTCTGAGGCATATTTTATAGCATCCTTATATCTTATGACTTACTACATTTCATACCTGGAAGAGGCCTTTATGACttccagattattttttttaatctttatcaccaaaaaatcttcaataaacgtatattaaaaaaaatactggagcaagAAAATCATACAAACTGGACTTAGTTATCTGGTGCCTCCTGATCTAAGAACTCTCTTACCCATACAGCCCCAACACACACAttgttttaaaaagccatttttaaAGGCAGTGATGTAACCAGGTTGGTATAGGTGACAAGACTGAATTGGACACAGGAGAGGGCAAACCAATAGAGATGGCACATCAGAAATGCTTCTTGATTAAGAAGTTCCAAGTACACCATTATAAGAAGATAGCAGAATCAAAGTTCACAATCCCACAACTTTTCTTCCCAATCACTCTCAGTACTGTATCTGACTTGGAGGTACAATATTTGGCACTCTTATCCTGGGTATTGAGTGGccagtttttgtttccttctaaGATGAGTAATATATGAGTAACtggtatatgtgtatgcataccaATTTTTAATTGTATATGTAGTTATCATAAGTCAAAAAGATTTGATCCATTGTGGGTAGATCTTATGATAATGAATTTATtctactataattttaaaataacgaAAGATGCATTTTCAGAAGACAGAGCCTAAATCTGAGCACTTTCAGATGCTGAACAAGAGCCTCTCGTCATTGCAGGTTGGATGGAAGACAACCCGCGAGTACTACACCTTCATGTGGGTTACTTTGCCCGTCGACCTAAACAGTGAATCAGCCAAACAGCAGGAAGTCCAGTTCAAAGGTGAGAAAAATACTAGATCAAAAGTATTAAAAACAGCATCCACGACTCATTAATTCTCTTGAGCTAGATAGAGCCTTCTGGGGTAGATAAGAGACTTCcagatttttagttttctgaatagaCCTTACTTTGGGTTAAAAATCATGTTCTATTTCCAGCTTATTACCTGCCCAAGGATGACGAGTATTACCAGTTCTGCTATGTGGATCAGGATGGTGTGGTCCGAGGAGCAAGTATCCCTTTCCAGTTCCgtccagaaaatgaagaggacatcCTGGTTGTTACCACTCAGGTCTGTAAGCATCTCATCTCTGTCCCTTCCTGCCATTAAGAGTAGCAATTCCAGGGTAAGGTAGAATTTTAGTCAGTAAGCCTTTGTTGAATGTCTAACAGATACTGTTGTGAAATTTTTACACAGTTCCATTCAACCCCATCAGAAGGGAATAACTTCAGAGTGTTAATAAGAATCATAATAATAAGTGATTTCTCCTTTCTCTAAAACTTCTGTAACTCACTTGGCATTCAGTTATTCCCTTAACTTTCCCAGTTACTTAATTTTTTCATGTATACATCTTATCACTACAGTAAATTTTTTAAGCTCCTTTGAGGAGAGACACAGCATATATTCTGGTTTGTATAATGTCTTTCAGTTAGATTCATTTACTTACTCAGCTATTTAACAGGACACCTAGTTTCATCCAGCACTCTGGTGGACACTAGGGATGTGATGAAGAATCTGTTAAAACCCTATTCCGGTCTCACAGAACTGAGTCTGACAGGAGAAAGAAagtatttgcacacacacacaaaaattagtcTTCTGTCATTTCCCCTTTTAACTTTTTGTGgcttaattttgtttatcttttctttcttggtaATGGCAGGCTCAGCGCTTATGGTAGACACATTTCTCTTCCCCCTTCCCTACCTACTGAGGGGTTGCCTCCACTTGGGGTACACAGATGTCACTACAGTGAGTGGGGACCAGCTAGACCCTCACCATCCCAGCATATGAGAATTTCATGTCAGCGGAACTTGAATATCCATTGAGCTATAAAAAGCCAAATACATGTTTATGAAACATTCTTACGTAGGGTGAGGTGGAAGAAATTGAGCAGCACAACAAGGAGCTTTGCAAAGAAAACCGGGAGCTGAAGGACAGCTGTGTCAGCCTCCAGAAGCAAAACTCAGACATGCAGGCCACGCTCCAAAAGAAGCAGGTATGTGTGCTTGTTAAATGTGAGTGGGGGTGATGGTTTCTGCCCAGCACCCACTTTTTCGTTTGATCTGACTCTGTTATACTAGTATCTGGCACAGATTTTAGTATATtaggtgtttcttttttattgtttatgtATTAAAATGATACTGTAGATACACTGGATTAAATACGtatacttttaataaaataacttcatgtctgtttttgcttttttaatgtgactgctaaatttttttaaattatatatgtgactTTCCCGAATTTATTGGACAGCACTTttctaggaaaaaagaaattttattttgtccACTGCTGTGTCTGCAGTGCCAGAACAGGGTCTGGTGTATATAGGCACTCGTTAAATATTTGTGTAATGACTTAATGGACAAATATAAGCTCCACTAGAAGAGAAATTAAGGTagatgtatttttcctttttttttaaatttgaaatatagttgatttataatgttgtattaactTCAAATTTAcagcaaaataatttaattatgcatatatatatctgtttttaagattcttttcctttatagtttattataaatattgagtatagttccctgtgctatatacataggcccttattggttatctattttatacatagtagtctatatatgtcaatcccaaactcttaaggtaaatgtatttttaatatggaaagaacatattaacattttaatatgaaaatccTTTTACTTGGATATTTCATTCACTGCTGTGTGTATATGCTTGACATattataagtgctcaataaatatttgttggctgCCTGAGATGCTAAACACTACCTTAGAAATGATCAGTCAGCCCCTTTGACATTTCAATATACAGGAGGAGCTGGAAACCCTGAAAAGCATCAATAAGAAGTTGGAACAGACAATGAAAGAACAGAAGGACTGTTGGGAGATAGAGCTGCTTCAGTGAGTCTGACTCTTGAATGGGAGGAGCTGCTATATTATAAACACCCTTAGGCAAGGTCAGATTAGATTTCTAGAATGTGTTAGTGCAGTCTTCCTATTAGGACAATGATAGGTATGATTCTCCCTCTTTGACTCATGAGCATTTTGAGTCTAGGTTAGAGAATTAGAATCAAAATGGTAAAGACAAATGACATGAATTCAGGTATTAGTTTTAAGTAGTGAACACTTGCAGTTTGAGGTCAGGAAGCCAGAACGGGAGTGAAGAAGAGACTAGTGGATTTTAAAATAACTCTGCAGGCTTAGGGCCAAGGCAGCCTTAAATCATTTATGGTCTGGGGTAGCTCAACTAGAATCAACATATTTTTTGTTTAGTCATCTCTTACCTCCACAGACTGAAAGAACAAAACCAGAAGATGTCCTCAGAAAATGAGAAGATGGGAGTCAGGGTGGATCAGCTTCAGGTAGGTTATGCCAAACCTTTGCCAAAGTAGATTTTCTTAGCCTCACCACCACTCCACTATGGTGATCCAGGAAGATGTAGTGCATTGTAGTGGGTGCCTAATGGTGGACTTCTCAGAGCATcagactgaaatttcagagtgtGTGTTTTCCATTCTTGACCGCCACCTGCCCCCCAATatcctttctaatttttttctttcagctacAAGATTTTTCCCAGCAAAATCTTACTAAAAAGACTGGATAAGCGGGTAGAAGCAGAACTGCTCTCATTTTTAGGAGGCTGTGCCTTAGAGTGGGGCTTTAAAGGGTAGTTTGTCAAGTTTTACTCAGTTGAGTCTTAGATTCTTAGGTGTagggtgctgtgcttagtcgctcagtcgtgtctgactctttgcaaccgatGGACTGAagtccgccaagctcctctgtccatggggattctccaggcaaaaatactggagtgggtagcctttcccttctccagtaggtGTAAGGTAGAGCTGAAGAACACAGAAGTTCATAGGGATAGCTGGGAATTGCTGGGGAGAGCACATCTCTAATGTTACTGTATGTTTAAAAGCATTGTTCCTGTTTaggtttccttcttttatttatttattttatttatttattttttgtttccttcttttatatCTTGATTGTATTCACTACTTTTGCTTTAGGCTCAACTGTCaaatcaaggaaaagaaatggagaagcttGTTCAGGGAGTTCAAGATAAGACGGAGCAGCTGGAGCacctgaaagaggagaatggcCAGCTCTTTCTCAGTTTAACTGAACAGGTagagtcatgaaagaaaataatattttttgacctttgtgaaaaaatatatgtattgttCTTTCTTTATTGTATATGTGGGTATCACAGGCTCTGGGAAAGGTCTCAGGGGAAGCCATCTGAAATGAGGCATCTCACGGCTTTTCTCAGAAGCTAATAAGAGAAGATTTGCTTTTCCCTGTCTTGCTCATTAGCTTAGCAGGCCCTTCCCCAGTGCATGCACACTTGTgcttatgcgtgtgtgtgtgtgcgtgtgttttcCCAGCAGTGGTACTCATCATCTGTTTTTCTGTAGAGGGAGCACCAGAAGCAGCTCGAGCAGACAGTGGAGgagatgaagcagagagaaactaCTGCAGCGAAGAAACAACAGGAGTTAATGGCACGTCTCTCTTTGAGTGGCTATGTGGGAGGGCGCCTAAGGAAAGGAGAGGATAGGACCTATTTTCAGGTGATAGAGTAAATGACAGATTAGAATAGCATTTACCTCTGGACTTGTTTCTCTGTACCCAAAAGGACAGAGAATCTGACCTTTACAAACTATTTAGGAGAGCTGGGCATTTCTAATGTGTGATGAGTGACAGAGGAATATGGTAAGTTAAACTTCATGACAGGTTGTAGTAAATAGAGCCTTGGGTAAGGAATCACACAGAATAACCTCTGCCCCTTCTTAAAGAGTTACTGTGGGGGCAGACATATTAATGATTATAAAATGAGctctaaattagaaaatattatagTAGTCAAATTTTGTTATAATTGATATTATTATAATGTTAGCAGTTGTCATCCTTATACATTATTCTAAGCTATGCAACACAGTGATGAAAGCCTAATTGACTAATAATTTCCTGTAATATATTGTTGTAGAAGAGGCCTTGTGGTGATAACAAGTGCTAGAAATCCCATTTTCTGAACTGTTGTAAGGACCTGAGAAATCCTGATGTGTGGAGAATATCCAGTTATTGGGAATGTAACTCATATCATGCATgcatcattcattcagtcagtcattaTCCAATCAAtgattgagtacctactatataTGTTACTGTGTATTTTAGCTTGATGTACTAAAGAATAGATTcaacaaaatttgaaaatcagTAACTCACAGATTAAGTATATTCCacagaaatgttttatttgttctaaatagtgtcttttaaaaacttgATTAGCTTATCAACACTTAAAaattgggggggaggggagggaatatgtcccatttaaaaaaaaaatggtatttccAGCTTCTTGAAAAATCAGAGGCTCTGGCAACATTTGAGCCGACATTCCCGTCCAGCAGTGGTGTCTGGAGCTGAGTAACTGCTAATCCTTTTAATGGGTCCTGCATGCCCCACATGGCTGCAGTCTCACTTTCATGGCATCCTGCTCCTCCATTCAATTGTATTACTTGCCAGGCTCCTATTGGCACTTTTGAGTTTGTGACCTCTGATGTGGCAAAGAGATTACTGTTGTTTGTAAATAATCTATAGCCATTCAAAGGTTTAAACCTCCTTGTGGCAGATATGGGTTTCCTTGGTTTTCATGGAATACTTTTCAAGACCCAGGGGTTCCCCAGCTGTCTGATAGCATTCTTTATTCCTCATGCATCTAAAAGGCCCCTAACTTTGAGGACTACGTATCTTATGCTTCAGGAGCCTAGGAACAAGAAAACAGCAGTGGAGGAGCAGTTAGTACAAGAGGTGGAACGCCTAAAGGCAAAAGTAGAGGCCGGGAAAGCCTGTTTCTTAGAGAAGTACAAAGAGTGTCAACGTCTCCACAAACAGATCAGGCAACTCAGGGCTGCCACACGGGTAGGTGACAGAGATGTGGGGCCCAGGAAGCAAGGGGTATGAAGGTTTGTAGTTCTGGGACTAGGATTTTACACCCTTGTTAGGGAGAGAGATTATCCTTCTGCAAAAAGAGGAGGGATGGAGTATGCGGCCAGAAACCAGTCTGGGGATCCCTGGAAATAGAAGCCTCAGCTTAGCTGTGGGTCTAGGGAAGGTTTTTGTAACCattgagtgggttgctgtgcagACTCAGATAGTCCTTTCTTATTTCTGCCTCTTGAGGAAGTGAAGCAGGACCAGAAGAGCCAGCAGGAGCCAATGGGGATGGGGAGCCAGGAGCCTCCAGTCAGCACTGTCATCGGGTAGTCCCCTCTGGCATTACTTCCTAAGGGTCGGCTAGAAGCGCACAGCATTTTGGGCACCAGCATTCaaataaaaaatcttgaaaaaacaaacccacaactAGTAAGATTAGCTTAAGTGTTTCTGTGAGGTATgcgcatgtgtatgtatgtaggtaGGAGACGGGAAGCCCTGAAGCATGCCTATGACTTTTGGGTCCATGAAACTAGTCAGGTGAACCCATCGTACTGGAAAGCCCAAGACCCCAGTCTGGGTTCCTTGTAGCCTTGGATAAATGCCATCCAGGGTTCCTTCTTCCTCCTTGTAACTTGAGTCCGCATGCCTGTCCTCACACTAGGAGTCACATCAGCCTAACTCAGTGCTTCACTGTGCATTCAGTGAGGTGTTCATTCAAGACAAAGATGATTGTTTCCATGGTTGGGTGGGGTTTCTATCCCTCATTCTGATAAGTCAGTCTTGAGGTTTCTCCCAAGCTAACTCTCTCTTTGGTCACTTACTCCCAGCTAACCCAAAAGAAACCAGCATCTTGATGCCACCCCAAGCCTTCAGGCATTTTGTTAAGTCACTTTTCTGTAAGTCTGCATCCCCTCCATGGTACCACTCATCCCCATCCCTGGTCCCTTCGCCGCCAcctcagtcccatcactttggaAACCAGATCCTCTACTATCTCCTTGTTGTAAACCACCTCAGATCCAGACTATAATATGTGATcctaatcttaatttttttttttttgataggacCAGAACATGGACCTGTCAAAAAGACTGAGTGAGAACAAGATGATATATAATGTtctacagagagagaaagagaaaatggaagaagaaaatgatgtAAGTGTGTAAAAGAGTTTTAAAGGGAAGGAGCAGGATGACCCAGAGATTTGGTGATAACATAAAAAGAGCTCTTTCTGGGACACTGGATGAAACAGTTTCCCTAAATAGAGATTACATTTCATTTGGTTTCCTAATCTACTGCAAAACCTACTCTTTGTTCTGTAACTGAAACGTGTTTGGCATGGCAGTAGTCAACTTGAAAGGAACAGCTGTGATGAAGATGTAAGttactatttttgcttttaattccac comes from Muntiacus reevesi chromosome 18, mMunRee1.1, whole genome shotgun sequence and encodes:
- the CALCOCO2 gene encoding calcium-binding and coiled-coil domain-containing protein 2, producing MEETVEDPPTSAVLLDHCHFSQVIFNSVEKFYIPGGDITCYYTLTQHFIPRRKDWIGIFRVGWKTTREYYTFMWVTLPVDLNSESAKQQEVQFKAYYLPKDDEYYQFCYVDQDGVVRGASIPFQFRPENEEDILVVTTQGEVEEIEQHNKELCKENRELKDSCVSLQKQNSDMQATLQKKQEELETLKSINKKLEQTMKEQKDCWEIELLQLKEQNQKMSSENEKMGVRVDQLQAQLSNQGKEMEKLVQGVQDKTEQLEHLKEENGQLFLSLTEQREHQKQLEQTVEEMKQRETTAAKKQQELMDQNMDLSKRLSENKMIYNVLQREKEKMEEENDFLKRENSRLLSYMGLDCDSLSYQVPTSNQGGTRQDPGLVFGNPYSGIQESSAPSLLSIKKCPTCKSDFPDDVFDHNLALEQHLQTPSLSCPICDKTFPAKEKQIFEDHVFCHTL